The window CAACTTCTTGAATATTTCATTTATGATCATCATAAGTTTTTAAGGAAAACTTACGCATCCTTGTAAGTTATCTTCATTATAAGTTTTTGTCAAACTTACAAATCATTGACATTATCCTTCTCTCAAGTTGGCAGGTGGGTTCACCGCCTCTTCAAGTGGACCATTTTTCTCATATCAAAAGGCTCTTACTTATATAATAGACATAAAATCTTAATcttaaataagaaaacaaatccTAAATATAGATATATctttaaatctaaataatatttttaaaaacataatatcatttttaattctaaaaGACATTCTAAAGATTTAAAACATAACAATTATTAAAAGGAAAactaaattattcttttctaagaaaaaaaaaataacagacaTATTTTCCAACAGTCCTCCTTGACTGAATATCTTTAGGCATTTGATGTTGCATGTTTGGTTTAATATTAAGTTACTCGGACATACATTCCAATGCATATTTTGGTGAGAAGTAAAAATTCAGAAATTTTGATTCTATTATTATGTTGTTTGGAGGTCTTCTAATGTTAAAACAAGCATGTACTAAACCAACCTTATAATTAACTCCATGAACttattcttccatttttttggcCTCGAAGGTGCGGGAATCGATCTCTCTATTTTCCATCTTCTTGTCTCTCATTGGATGCTTCCgtatattgttaattaatttaatttaaccaCATGACCAAACGTGGAAGAAATTAAATGCTATTATGAGTACTTCAATCTTTTCTCTTTCTGTGGTCCCAATATGTTGTTTAAATTTAGCACGCACCTGCATGTGCCTCTCTACTTGAATAAACAAATTTCCCAACAAGCTGCAAAACAATAGATATATATGAGTTCTAACAAGTAACAACTTCCTTAGGTTTCACATGGTTTTGTTTCACAAATTTAACCTTGTACGTGTGAACAATtccaattaattattatcagGCAGATTCGGTTGAAGACTATAGTTAGGTGTGTGCACTTCACTAATATTGAACCTAttgaattaatgttttttttttagcagTGGTGCAGCATGTTTTGCGGAAAATGTGTACTATAGTCGAAGAATGAATAGGGAAGAAACGCATTCGATGCCTTTTTAACGCGGTTTTTTAAAAGCAATGGTGCTGCATGTTTGCGTTTCATGTAATCCCCACTGGGTCAACCACCTCTTATGAGTTATGAGGGTACGGTTTTAAGgtaattttcacaacattctaaattaaacttaattgttgtattgtgtattttttttattggtgcagtgggaataaaaaatagataagagaATTATGATAATAACTTATTTATGATGCTATTGAGCTAGactttcttaataaaaataaacgtATTTCATGCTAATATTTTGATCATGAGATGACTAGTGTGTGAAATATTGATGACTAAGTCCTTATTTgttataaagttttaaaaaataattatcatgttttttcaataaaaaatattacatatgtAGAAAGAGTAACATTAGGTGGgaaaatttgattattataaaaaaatgaaaataagaaatataggGGACATTGGTTAAAAGTAAGGATGTTTATTTCCATGTTTATTAGAAGATTATCAGAAATTTTTTTAGAGTATCTTTTATTCTCAAGAAAATTGTATTTCCATGTCTAAACAACTTTCAACTTTCAGGAGGCATTTGGTAGACAACAAATCTTTTTTAAGAATCTTAAAGTGAAAAACTACCATTCCCatatttgatatgttattaaagtgagaaatttttttaataatatatattttacatgaatatttaattttcaggAAATATATTAAGTCTAATTAAACGTATTTTACACATCCTCAAAAATAAACTTTTCCAATAACTATGTTCACGACAAGATTTCTTCCCTACTAAGCACTCTCCTTATTCATATGTTAATGGAATGAGAAATTTACCCCTCCGTGAAAATGAAAGAAGTTATTTTGTAACTCCACTAacttctatttttacttttgttttttatttgttattttaaaactttaaaaatattcctagaaatattaaaagttaaccACACACATTTTTATATAGgtcaaaaaataacatttctaGCTATAATAGTATTTCTTGGcatatataaaaatgttatttgaaatattatggttagaaatttgaaacaaaagatGTAAACCTAAACccttaaataaaatcttttggAGTCGTTTAATCCTATCCTCTCCccccatatatataatatttttattcatagagATTTTCAAcagttatataaattaaaaataatggatcaaaggaaaaaaaaaagaaaatgaaatcaatataatatattctGGTAATGtctttcttaaaagaaaaaaaaaacgaaatggATCAAAGACATAAAGCTAATCAAGTTGTAAAAgactaataaattatttatatcacTACATATATATCTAATCATTTTTTGGTAGGtgatatatatctcaatcattaAGTGTAAAAATTTCAACGTCGAAATGTAATATCCATGCATAAATCCCAGCCTATCAATTATTGCAAATAGTATGCTATTCCGTAATCATAAAAGCCTTCATTATTACGTTCTTGTTGGGCATTGAGCATATATCATTAATTCATGAGGGGCTTTTTTGGAGCGGGCTCAGTAGGGTTTATAATTAATCGCACGCTCCCTTCCtgtataaactataaataataaataatgatctCCTTGATCTTAAAATTATCACtgttataacttatttttagggttttagaTTTTATGCACTCCTGacatatttattagaaaatcaTTGTACTGATGATTTTGTGAATTTATCCTTTTCACtgcaacataaaaatattttaaaatttaagtacaattttttttataatttgttatataagGTGTTCGATAGAGTTTATTCGAGTTtataaaatctatttatttaataaaaattttaaatagagaagtttattaaaatatatatatttttaatttgtttcaataaatttcataatttagtTTATGCATAGATTTTCGTTTAATAAgaatttgttaaattaatacttcattaaattatttactcagtacacccttttttattttctttaaggaCAGTAAACCTTGAACATATAACTTCGTAGATTTATTGcagatttatttttctcttccatATGTACATTTGTAGTGGctgtaaaaaaaagtacatttGTAGTGTTTGAATGTTTAATTCATGTAATTTTAGCTTAGATAATTGTTTTTCTTGGTGTAAAACTATAGGGGAGGGAATGATGTTTCATTCTAAGGTAAGAAAAATCCACGAGCTCaaaaaatgctttaaaaatacttatattatCTCATCTTAAGAAGACGAAAAGAGACTTAGGAGTTGTattcattttcatcatttttattttttggttgttttcatTGTGATTTTCTCAATTTTTGGTTTCTATAATTTTTGTCTATTTTAGTGTTTACAAAATTTTCTACTAGATTTAACGGAGAATCTAACAGCAaatactataataaaaaaataataatgaaaaaagacaaaaaaaaaccaaaatattcTTATACTATAAAgactacaaaattatttaatactaaaTTAATCGTATAAGTTTCTCTTATTATTATAAAGAGTAATAGCCACCAAATGCTTTGACAAGTTAAAGACTATCAGAGTTGACCTGAGGCACcagcaacaatgcaatgtacaTACAcagaccaaaaaaatataaaaaggagaaaaacttaagaaaaataacagaaaaaagaggagaatgagaaaaagggaaaaaatatataaaaggaaaattaagGAAAACACTTTTTGTCTTTTGACAGCGCAAACGTGGACGGCAGACAGAGAAGGAATCGCGTAACCCCGAGTCTTaagtctctttttcttttaattttagttattaacGAAGAAAAACAcagtaaactaaaaaaaattatataaaaaaattgaatatacttattcaattaaatagataattttttccaaagtgattgaatttattttaaagacaaatgaaaaaataacaataatcttGTCTTTATGGTAAATTCGaggttgaaaaaataattttttttcttcgaaaaaaaatgtaataacaccaagtaaaattaaattttatttaaaaataaaaatccaaccaaaaaaaggaaacagGATTCCTATAATTCTCATGCctggtttttttgtttacattcttcttcttctttctctctcctctcaCCAAACCACACCAGCTTCGTCCCTTCATCTCCTCACTTTCTCATTTGTGGAATTACTTTTGTCTCTTCCTCTCTGATCTTCCCCAGGCTCCTGTCATCCCTTTTGCTTTCTCAATCCATTTcgcgaaaaaaaaaaagttcacttTTTTCCTTTGGCTCCCTTTTGTGGTTCCTGAAACGCGTTAAGGATTCTGTTTGTGTTGGGTCAATGGGGTCCTGTTTTTCTAAAATTACGGCCTCAATTTTTGCAGTCTGGGGGTGATTGATTTGGGGTGAAGGAATGTAGCTGGAGGAGGTGGTTTTGTGTTCTTAATAAGAATTTCATCCTCATTCTTCAAAAGGGGTGTTGtaaatttcttaaatttgattccTTTTTTGTTTACCCTTTGTCCTGGATGCGCCAAATTGGTGCTTAATTTGATGAATTGGGTGTGAATTCTCATTGGATTTTGAGGGGTGTTTGAAgaaagttaggatttttttgaCTCAGGTGAATCTGTGGGTGTGGGGTGTTTTTTTTCCCTCTGTTTGGGATTCTGCACAATCACTTTGAATTGGGCACAAATCTGAGCATAAAAGAAGATCATTGCAGCTGGTGATTGAAGGTTATTTCATTATGGAGCATGTGATTGGTGGCAAGTTTAAACTGGGAAGGAAAATTGGGAGTGGGTCTTTTGGGGAGCTCTATTTAGGCATGCTCatgtttcttttcccttttgttttgttttgatgcGTTTTATTATAACGTTGTACGTTTTTTTTATTGCTGTAAAAATGTAACTTTATATTCTGTCTTATGTTAGGTGTTAATGTACAAACTGGAGAGGAGGTAGCTGTTAAGCTGGTATGTTAAATTCTCTTCaagcttttgtttctttttctgtctGGATTGgccacaaattttttaattatggaaATCTTTCATGAATTTATAGAGATcgcttgatttatttattttctttttctggtgGTTCTGATTGTATTTCTACTATATACCATattatcttaaatatatataatgatgtTGATCACCTTGTTTTAATCTGGTTTCTTGTGCTTTCTAAACTATATATCGGGCTCTTTGAAGTCTTTTGTTATTCTATGCGGAAGACATTGTCACTTTGTATGTGATGTGTCCTAAAAATTTTGTTAGTACTACGGGAGTTCCAACAACCAACCGTGATACATAGAATTTGACATGAGACATGATTTATGGATAAagtaaataacaaaagaaatgtCATGTCTTGCTTTTGAGTGTTAACTTTTGAACAATAAGTGGATGATCTGTTCTTATGATGGATTGAAGTGACATATGGAATGTCATTATGTTTTCTTTGTAAGATTGTCTTGTAGCTGCTGGATACTCACTTTGGTTCATATTTTTAcaacacatatttttttttgttaacagtTAATTGTATTAACTACTCATGATATTCTGCATTTCAAGTTCCTAACAATCCCATCTTGTTCTGTCAAAAAATTCCAGGAACCTGTGAAGACCAGGCATCCACAGCTTCACTATGAGTCAAAACTGTATATGCTTCTTCAAGGAGGAAGTAAGTCTACATCCCTCTTTCTTTTTAGTATTTAGGAATTAGGATATTAAATGTATTATCTAACCTAATACTAGATGTTTCAGGCAAATGTATCTTAATAACATTaatcattataatatatatatatatatatttacacatatatgTATGCATTTGTCCCTGTTTTCTTGATTCTGGGGACATGATTGGTGCACCATATCTTCTTTTAAGTAATGAAATCAGAACCATTAGTCTCAAACAGTCAAACCTTGCCTTCAAAGCAaaatgaagaatgaaaaaaatgttagaaaacaaTGAAGATGTTTCTGTTTGAGTAATCCAATATGCCTTTTCCATTATGAAGCGGGGATTCCCCACCTCAAGTGGTTTGGAGTTGAGGGAGACTACAATGTCATGGTTATCGACCTTCTTGGACCAAGTCTGGAAGATTTATTCAACTATTGTGACCGGAAGTTCACATTGAAGACAGTGTTAATGCTTGCTGATCAATTGGTATGTCTGTATGGCAACTATTTTCAAAGAAGGTACTTTAAAAAGTGATACTAATGATTTATTTGCTTAATAatattcttgtttgtttttagaTTAACAGAGTTGAATATATGCATTCAAGAGGTTTCCTTCACCGTGACATAAAGCCGGACAATTTTCTAATGGGTCTAGGACGAAAAGCAAACCAAGTATGTTTTGTTGAAGataatttctttcaatttttgtttgctttccaGAGAAGAGTTTGTCTATTTGTGTTGCATTGACTTAGAGGTGAAAAGTGGAGATTATATCATACTGCAAGTTGCACTGTCTAGGTATCTTGTATCTATCGTAcatagtgaagaagaaagataagGAGCTCCAAAGATGTAAATCATAGGATTCATGTGGGCTCTCAAgctcaaagaaaaatttatgGACCAGCCTAGATCAGCAATGGGTAATAAAGTAGCAAAAAAAGCATAATacaagaaaatataagattatgAACTAATGCATGAGGGAAAGTAGGAGTAGCACCTATCAGGGAAAAGATGATCGAATCTTGCCTATGATGGTTTGGCCATATGTGGAGTCCAACAGAAACCCTACTAAAAATAGTTGATCAGATGGGGGATGGACTGATAAATAGAGGCAGAGGATGACCATGAAAATAGAGTAGTCTAgttaagtaaatatatatttatttttgctgagcaaaaaaaaaaagagtagtcTAGTTAAGACAAAAGATCTGAATAGCCTTTTGGAAGACTTGGATTTTGACTGTATATAATGGCATAATTTGATCCAATATGTTCTTGTCTCTGTTTGGAAGATTTTGGTTGCTTTTTtacagtcatttatttaaatagaaAGGAAATACAAATTAAAGTGATTCTgatgcattaaaaaaattcaaaatataagctTAGCTGAATGCTATGAGGAATTGGCAGTTAAATACTATGATTCCCATGTTTGTCTTTTAATTGGGCAAGGatattcttgcttcttcttggtcctttacaattttaaacatatttcaCCAGtgcatttctcttattttcttacCACATCTACAATTCTATGTGGTTTAGTTCATAATACATCCTAACACTATTTAACTTACTGGTGTGCTTCTTCTTTAGTTTAGTGATTTGCACTGTAGATACTGCTATTCACAACAtatattctttttgtttaaGAATTTTGAGAAAAAGACAGTACTGTCTCTGAGCATAAACATTGAGTGGGTCTATCTTTGTGAGTAATTGTCCTTGGAAGCAACATGTTTCAAAGCTGGTGtgttgttttaagttttgcatGTGTACACATGTTTGCATGCAAGTGACTAGATATTTGCACCAGTATGTTCAGTTGAAATGAAGCATATCATATGATTGCAGTTCAATGATATAATTGTTGAGCTTCTCTGATCTTTTGATCCTATCTTTTGGTACAAGAATTGAAGAATATAACATGGATAACTTACTTCAACTTTTAGAAGGGTTAATCCTTGAAATGAAGCTGAGTTTCACTTTGATAGACTTCACTTTCTAGCCTTCTTGCAGCTCAAAGCAATTGGTTTCTTCAAAGGGGGAATGTTTTCTTTATCATCAGATATGCTCAGTGATTGGCCATCATTTTGAGTTAATTTTCTGTTAGGACATACAGAAGGGGAGGTGAAATAGTTTGGGAAATTTAGAACAGTTAGTTAGGCACAAGTAGAGCAGTTAGTTAGAGGCTATTGGTTAGATAAATAGGTGAAAGGAGGATGAAAGTATTCATTCAAAGaattatatatagttattaTGAAATGGGAAACCCTTTGTGAAGAGGACACcgttgaagaattttttttcccattcttagtcattcaataaaattgttccttttgtttgtttctttcgATTTCTCATCTCTTTCCTGGGTTTGTAACATTTGTTTCGCCTTTAACTTATGGATgttattcatgatttgtttgtCCATCTTTTACTTCTAATCTATTTTAATGGAATCCAATTCTTGTCCAACTAAATAAATGTTTGATAgattttgataggaaataaCTCAGTTACACAAGCAAATTTCAGTTCTTTTAACTATACATCATTCTGGGTATCTCATTTCAGGTGTATGCCATTGACTATGGCCTTGCAAAAAAATATAGGGATCTTCAGACTCATAGGCACATACCATACAGGTTGGTTTTGTCTCATTATTTATGTATGGTGTAATATTTAGTTCAGCAACAACACTTAGGCAAACCAAACTTGGATTAATAATTGCAGAAATCTTCCTTTCTCTGTTTCTATGCATGTGCATCACTTCAATAGGCTATTATGCATTTTTGCTGTCTTCTAGTGGAAAGTCTTCACTTAAATGTAACTATtactagtttattttaataataatggtaataataataattttattattgtcaGTATCATCAAACTTGCTCTAAAAAATTCCCACTGGTAGAAGAGTGTGTGATACCCATCCAGACCCAACTCACAGCTTCGGAATCCCCTTGTTTGAAATATAGCCTCTTTGATCtcaatttgtttttctaatgATTGTGTTCCTTGCATAGGGAAAACAAGAACCTTACAGGCACAGCACGCTATGCAAGTGTCAACACTCATCTTGGAATTGGTGAGTAATATTTTGTGCTGGTTTATTCCTTTTTCTGTTGACAACAAAAAGTTTGAGGTGAATTATTGCATTATTAGACTTGAATGTTTTctataaactaattatatttattttactggTAGAACAAAGCAGAAGGGATGATCTGGAATCTCTTGGTTATGTGCTCATGTATTTCTTAAAAGGAAGGTTAGATAATTGACAAATGCTTCTAATTTATCCCTTTTGGAAGTTGGATGTTATTACATAATTTTCTCACCATCAGCTTTCTTTcttacattttcctttttcagtCTTCCCTGGCAAGGACTGAGGGCTggcaccaaaaaacaaaaatatgacaaaatcagTGAGACAAAGGTGTCAACTTCCATAGAGGTATGATGACTAACTGGATCTGTCAACCCTAGATCTTGATTTGATACAAGTTAGGTTAGATATTCTGATGCCATGGAGGCTAATAATAAGACAGGCCAGACTTGAAAGCCAGCTCCACAGTAGTTTGGACATTTGAATGTTAATACTTATTCAAGCACTGTTGCAGGTTTTGTTTACACTAGAAATTTGGAACTAAGTGTTCTACTTCTATTTAATACTAAGATTGACCAAATGCTCTCTGGTTTTTGTTCACTTTTTAATTCTTAACTCTATTAATCCTTGCTTTCAACAGTAGGCACTTGGCATAACCTGTAAAATTTCCCCACTTTTGTCTCAGatcatatttcaattttattaatccATTGAAAAATGTGTTTGTGTTAACAGGTGCTCTGCAAATCATATCCCTCTGAGTTTGTGTCATACTTCCAATATTGCCGATCACTGCAATTTGAGGACAAGCCAGATTATTCGTATTTAAAGAGACTTTTCCGAGACCTATTTATTCGAGAAGGTATGTTACCCCAAATATCTAATTGGCATAATGCATTCAGTATATTTTGGTGGAAACTTTTAGTGTATTTAGTGGTTGTAAAttgatcttgattttttttatgcaggCTACCAGTTTGATTACATTTTTGACTGGACTATGTTAAAATATCCACAGATCAGTGGCAGCTCCAGAGGGCGGGTTAGTACTTTTGGGCTTGCTTATTTTGATTATGTTGTCTATGGTTGGTCACTTACTGTAGTTGTAATAACAGCATGGCACTGGCAAGGCAGCTATGCATGCAGGTCCACATGTACAAAAAGCAGAAAAGATCTCAGGTTCATTCTCTTTCTGCTGAATAAGATAATGAATTTTGGTGTCCTAATGAGCCTGACCTTGTGTGGtcagaaattttgaatttaatatatgCTGTGTTAGAAAATAATTGCAAGAAAGCAGTCAACTATAATTATGTTTTCCATGGCTTGCACCAAAGTTAAACTAATTTACTTTtctcaattttcattttgtattattttggtCATGCGATTTCTTCCAGTTGGGAAAGAGATTCGAGAGAAATTCTCTGGTGCAGTTGAAGCGTTCTCCCGGAGGAACCCTGCAAATGCTAGTCCTTGTGGTGATCACACCAAACACAGGAGTTTTGAGGATGTACCAGTGCAAAAGGATTTGGTAATATTATTCAACAATAAGAATATATGAATCGCTATTTGAAATTTTCATACGAGAATATTAGGGCCTGTAtggtttaacaatttttttgtttttcaattcctgttttctctaataataataataataataataaaattgttatatttttttcaacttgctTCCTAATATTTGTACAGGAAATGGTGAGAATaccaaaatattattcaccatTTCTGTACAAATCTTTGAAAATAGGAAACAAAGTGAAAATTTGGTGTTATGTTgtaattatcaattaaatcaagaaaagaaaatggaaaacgTTTTCTCAAAGCAAAGAGATCTCTTATTTTCTAGATATCAGGTTTGTAGACATGTTGCATGCTATTGTCTTTTTTTGTATGGAGGGTTTATTGTTTGGACTTTGAAAAACTTTTATCTTGGAAGAAATGGGGAAAGAAGCCAATAAGAGAGTAAATTAGCTTACTTTTTCTCGTAAATGATGAGGTATTTTTTGTTCTAACCTTAcgttttaattttgtatattgcTTCAATGTGTCCTCTCTTTTTTACTGAAGATTGATTTAAAACTAGCAAGTATGACATGTACTCGTGCTAGTAAATAcatgtaaaatataaaagtattaattaaaataaaatgtttcagAGAAGGCTGTTTTAATTGATAAAGGAttgttttattgttagtaaaaatataaattaaaacagaATATAAGCTGaaacattcaattttgaaaagtccccaaaattaagtttaatttatattaagatTGTTTTATTGGTAATTTCCAAGCATTATGTTTTATGTTGATGGAGGAAATTTATGTATTGATTAAAGAAACTAAGGTAAATATAAATCTTCATTGATtgaataaatagttaaaaagaaaaaaaaaatattgatttcatGTGATATAAATCTTTAGAAGACAAGTGTCACAAAATGAGAGAGAAACATGGCAAAGTTAGGAGAGTATGTAAAGACATTATTCTACTCAGGAACGAGGACCAGATTTGTTATATACGGTGTTTTGGCTCTGTTTTTCTGTTGTTAGTACTTGAGGAATGCTAGGAACACTTTCTTTCTATTAGTCTCTATTATTGGCTGAATTATTAgaaatcattaattttggtGGGTCTGGCTTCTAAATCAAGAGAGTCATTAAATGAGAATGAGACACCAAAATTGgtgatttttaatcaataatagatGTTAGAGAGTGTTGCTAACATTCCTCGTTGGTACTGGAGTCCAATCAGATTTATACATGTGATTATTGAAGAAGTCTTGTGTTTACTATCAATTACTCGTGTATGTTTAACTCTTTACCTTGTATTTGACAGCACTATGCGCAACACAATTCCACTCGATATGGCAGCAGTTCAAGAAGAGCCATGATCTCATCAAACAAGCCAATATCCTCAGGTGACCATACTGGCAGGCAAACCATAACTGGGAGCCGTCCATCTGGTGCTCACAGAATTCAACCTGTGTATGACACCAAACAAGCAACTTATACACGCGGTGGCTCTATAAGAGGCCACCGTGATGATCCTCTGCGGAACTTCGAGCTCCTCAATATCAGGAAGTAATCAAGTAAAGGGTGTGTCTTTTTGTTGTTATATTCTGTATTATGACACACCTGAGATGCAAGATCACCTTTTATTCAAGAATAGTCTCAAGCATTATGGAAAGAAACGAAAGAGTTGAGGTCATAATGGCATGATCTCCTGATATCATCAGTTTTGGACCAAGGTGGACTTTTTTCTGCCCCCAGAATTGTTTCAGAAGGTTCCTCAGTCACTGTAACGTAAAGACGTGCCAAAGAGAATTCAACtgaaattcttttaatattttaattactgtACTAGATGAGACCTAAGTTGTAGTAAGTTCCATGATACACACCATGTCCTTGTTTGTTAACAATGAGGTCCAACGCTGCCTGTATGTTACATATTAACGCTGCCCTTAAGAATGGAATTTATTTACAAGCTACTTTTCTTGTTCTGACATGGCTTGAGTGTTTAAAAGATGTCACTCTAGAACCAGAACTCATCAATGCACGTTTTGTAGAGTACTTTATACTTTATAAGTTAAATCTAGACATGaataaataccaaaaaaataaaaataaaaataaataaatctagaCATGAATGTAAGTCTGGCATTA of the Glycine max cultivar Williams 82 chromosome 13, Glycine_max_v4.0, whole genome shotgun sequence genome contains:
- the LOC100789031 gene encoding casein kinase 1-like protein 6, producing the protein MEHVIGGKFKLGRKIGSGSFGELYLGVNVQTGEEVAVKLEPVKTRHPQLHYESKLYMLLQGGTGIPHLKWFGVEGDYNVMVIDLLGPSLEDLFNYCDRKFTLKTVLMLADQLINRVEYMHSRGFLHRDIKPDNFLMGLGRKANQVYAIDYGLAKKYRDLQTHRHIPYRENKNLTGTARYASVNTHLGIEQSRRDDLESLGYVLMYFLKGSLPWQGLRAGTKKQKYDKISETKVSTSIEVLCKSYPSEFVSYFQYCRSLQFEDKPDYSYLKRLFRDLFIREGYQFDYIFDWTMLKYPQISGSSRGRHGTGKAAMHAGPHVQKAEKISVGKEIREKFSGAVEAFSRRNPANASPCGDHTKHRSFEDVPVQKDLHYAQHNSTRYGSSSRRAMISSNKPISSGDHTGRQTITGSRPSGAHRIQPVYDTKQATYTRGGSIRGHRDDPLRNFELLNIRK